The DNA window CTCTTCACTTCAGAGTTTGACTGAGACAATCATCTTAATCTCCATTATTGCATTAGCAGCTAACATTTGTCACATTACGCATAAGAGAGAATGTTTTCTCTCCGGTGCATGGATTTTGCTACTCCCTCCGAcccattgaatgaaatttgttaGTAGTAAATTATGAGCTCAATTTCTAGCTCATCAGGCTTGATTGCATGATGCTCCTCACGTAGGGAGATGGTTTCATAcgtgaaattttatttttctatcgaaaaaataaatttgttaCGTGCTCTATGCAGTCGATGGTACATATAAATTATACAGAAAACTTGATGATACTCATGCAAGCAACAAGATGTTAGTTTCGATGTCTTAGCTTTAACAAGTTTTGTTGTTCAAGCttttggttgcaatttcctccCTCATATTTGAGTTTTTTTGACATGTTTGATCCCTTTGCCTCTGAAATCATATTGTTCAAATGCATATTTGAGGGAATTGAAATTTGGATTTGATACACAATTACTCGAAAAGGAAATCTAAGTATTTGGTGAATTTTAATCCTCATGCAAACTGATCAGCTTTGTACTGTTATTATTAAACTGTAAATGGTccaactaaaatttttttttttccgtttgaTCAAGTATGTCAGAAACTCCACAGACAAAAAAGGAGGAAATTTTGAAGTGGCTTGCTTACAATTACTATTCCATTATTTGATGTCTGTGCCCAaagacttttcttgattttgcaaCATAGCGgaagaaaagaagcaagaaaCAGAGTAAAGATGAAGATAAACAGACGAGGCAGCTTTTGGTTCATTAAAAAGCTTTGTAGTGTTCTGTTGTCAGTTCAGTATACAAGTTAACTGAGTATTGGAATGAAGAAGAATACCAACCTAATTATGTGGTTTCCTCTTCACAAGCTAAGCCATTGTCATGAAGGATCTTCTTTCCACTCTAATCTGTCAAGGGCATCGACAATTGCCTTGCGAAATTGACCGCCATGGAGAAGGATGGATGAGACATGCCCACCAGTAACCCATCTCACTTCTGAGCCAGGCCAAGCTTTTTGAAGCTCCAGCACCGAGTGCTTTGGAATATATCCATCATCCTGAAATTGGCAGTACATAATACATAACTATGTCCAATATTAAAACTGCTACTAAGTCAAACCAAAACAATTCTTTCAATATAACACCAGTTCTTGAGTAAACTTTGAGCAAAAAGCAAATAGCTTGTGGGCAATAATGCTCTGAAAGCCAACAAATTCATATTTCAGAAACCAGTCCAAGAAAGAGTGACTGAAGCAGAAACTTCTGATCATCTAATTTTGAAACAGAGAAAGGCTTTGGCTTGCTGTACATACAAACTTGATGCATCAATTAATTATGTGGCCAAGAGTAACAAAACTGAAGTCAGACAGATTGAGAGCCTTTCCTACTCAAGTAGTCTTTATATGCGTTTTTCCTTGAAATGCTCATTCAAAACAGGGCTACTGAAGAAGACAAACTTGAagtggaaaaagaaagaatgtaATGATTGAAGATGTAAAAACTTTGCGAAAGGGGACAAAAACTTAAAGGATGCAATCATATTCTTGTCAAATGCAATCATGTTGTTGTCAAATTACAGATCAATATTCACACAGCAGGATCTAACACTTACAGTGGCTGCAACAAATATAACAGATTtgggatttttgggtattggaAACCGAGTGACATCTGTGAGAGATAGCACATTTCTCATCCTGTCTCTCACTTCCTCAAGGGTCATTGCAGCCTTCTCCATAGCAAGGTCATCTCTCAGCGCATCCCATGCAGTGGCATGTTTTAGCACCCCTTCGCAGAATGCCACAACAGCAGAATGTGGAGAGAGAAATGGGAGAGTTGCAATAGGTGTAGGGTGTAAAGATCCAACCATTGCTGCATGTACTCCCCCTAGATATCATATAGAAGTAAATTTGAGAGTAGAAAAGAGCCAAAAGCTATGTCAATGTCTTTTCTTATTCTCCAAAAGTTTGTCCTCTAGCCTTCTTGAATCTTCCTAATACAGCTAATTGAAAAATAGTTCTTTCATCGACAAATTTGTAACTCAAACAAGAGGCAACATTCAAATTCTTCCAATTTTCTGACTAAATTTTGCCAAATAAGTGAGTTAATTCATGAGCCGATGATGACTAGACATATTCAATCTACTTGTCCACAAGTCCTATGATTTTCCCTCTGGCTATATGTTCACAAGTAAATTTCTTGAGTTTCAGGAGAATTTGGTAAGGAGATGAGGATACTTGAATGCtaagaaaaatcaaaacttaTCAACCTATAATCAAGAAAATGGCTATAGTCTTACCCATGCTAATTCCGCATACACCCATTTTTCCAAACCCAGCTTCAGAGTCCAACCAATACAGAAGGCTTCTAGCCTCCTCAATTGTGACTCTTCCCAGTAGCAGCAAGTCACTCACACACAAGAGTTTTGCACCACGCTGAAGAAAAGGACGTCTTTTTCCATAGAAGGGACTACAAAATATGTTTATTGCCAATAAGATGCAATAATCATACGAAGCATCTTCAAGGAAAACTTTTTGCATCTGCTCttaaaaatttacaaatatgcaaaacttaTCTGACCTCTCAAGTACCATGGTTGCTATATTCTCCTTCAGCAATGGTCCACCAAGTCGCAATCTTCGTTCAAAAGTATGATCTCCAGTAcctgaaaataaaatatctcaTGATGTACCAAATCTATCATCAGCAGAAAAACATACAGTTAAAACCAAAAGGACAACCAGCAAAGAGATCCAGCACAACAATAACTCGAACCGATGTAGCATTTAACAGAAAGGCAAATCGTAAGCAGATATATCATTTTCACTTGTACAGTGGCAAAACATCCTTGCATCGTAGACCTTTCTATGTTACATCTGTTCAAGAAATCTTGTTTCTAAGAGAAGTATCTAGTACCTAATACCAGGTTTAGAATATACAACCCTTTGGAATTGGGATTCGATTTATCTCAACATCTTCACTAAGATTTGAGACAATAAGAACCTCAGGAACCATGTCCTTCAATAAGTTCAAAACAATTCAAGTTTCTTATATAATTTACTAGGTTCCTCTTTATCAGCCATAATATTGATATGCCAGTTCTCCTTGCTTGAAAATGTTTCACATGCAAATATGCTAGAAAAAAATGTCTGAAGTTATTATAATATCAACAGTGATTGACTGTGAACatatcttttctcttgtttcacAGCGAAACCAAAAGCAAGCAATTACACTCCACATTAAGTCTGCAGAACATTGTCCAAGAAGTCATTATTTAGCACAGAAAATGCACTAGACTGTTTAATAAATTTAAGCTTCATGAGGATTGTCACCTCCTATTGTGAATAAAGCTAATACATACTATGGCAGGTAGAACTGACCCTCTTAGCTGACATTGTTAACTTTGACCCTCTTAGCTAACCCTCTTAGAAACGACCCTCTTGTTAACTTTGAGAATACAAAAGTGCTTAGTTTCTGGGACACTGACATTAGCTGGACAAGGAACAATCTTAGCATGTAAAGTTTCATATTTCTTAATTACTGAAGTGCAACAGGAGGCCTAGGCTTTGAGGGGGAAAAAATCAACAGAACAAGGAATAGATTTGGGGTAAGATCTTATGATATAGCCTAAACAATGATATACAGCTAAAGGTGGATAAACGATTACTTGTTATTTGTGTTCATCCTTCaacaaaaactaagaaataGTCCCCGTCATGCTGAAAACATAAACCACAGAAGAAACTTTAGTGTCAGGAGTAAACCACAGATAAATGCAACAAGCGTGAAATTAAAAGGCCAAATCATCTAAATTAAGAAGTAAGCAAATCATATTGCAAATCCGACATTAAATTTTACCttgtaaaattacaatttaTACTTGCTTAATCAGAACCTTTGAGAGTTCTAAAAATTAACATTCATATGCACTGAAAATATCATACTGGTGAACACACAATATAAGTACACACAGATAGATATATAGTCCCACAATTAACAGAACAGAAagtttcacttttttttttttgtcttaaaTTGAAATTCAGAAATTACACGAACTAACTCACTCTTCATTCTCTTCTAATCCATATTACTACAACAACTGAGAAATTTAAGCTATCATAACAAGACGAATTTCTGAACACATGATCAGATCATGAATAATATAGCCAACCAAAGGCAAAACCTTCTAGTAAGATAAAGCATAACATTGAAATGAATTAAAATACAGCACATTACCGGCAAGGTGAACCACACAGGACATCCTATGAGGAGAAACAAATTTTGGAGCAAGAAAAGCAACCCTTCCATGGTGACTCTCAGTAGGCAATGCACTGAGAAGCTCCTCATCACAAGGCGTCTTAAACACCCCTTCTTTCAAACAAGCTGCCTTGGATTCCCAAACGATTTTCCATATGGGCTCAACCAACATGGGAGGCCAATTCTGCCCTTCAACATTTGGGAATAACTGGTTTATCATTCTCTCAAATAGCTCAAGCTTATTTCCACCCCACCCTCTTGAAAAAAATGGCGGGGTAATCTTTGTTCTGTGCAGAACCGCACCATATACATGATCCAATACATAGTGGAGCATTCCCAGATTTACAGTTACCATTGTTAAGCCAAGCCCAGAAATTTAATCACtcaaaattcccaataaaaaaaagaaaagaaaaaattttataagAGGTTAAAGATTCATTttttacaataaaaaaaatcaattttaacGATCAAAGAATGCAAATTGGATCCATCATTGAAAATGGTCCAAACATTTCAGCTTTGGACCTACAAGATTGTTGATGAGTAAAGAAAAGGTTAAATAAATTTCTAGTTGGATCTGATAGGAAAATAAAAGTGATTGAGGAAATTGCTTTTTGCATTAGAATATAGCACTATATAGATGCCAGTTTAGTTAGGAGGTAGAGAGGAAGGAGTGGCAAGTTTTCGGGCAACAACAGAAAACTGTGGGCGGAGGATGAGGATTGAGGAGGTGGAGGAGGA is part of the Coffea eugenioides isolate CCC68of chromosome 6, Ceug_1.0, whole genome shotgun sequence genome and encodes:
- the LOC113775365 gene encoding protein ABHD18-like; this translates as MVTVNLGMLHYVLDHVYGAVLHRTKITPPFFSRGWGGNKLELFERMINQLFPNVEGQNWPPMLVEPIWKIVWESKAACLKEGVFKTPCDEELLSALPTESHHGRVAFLAPKFVSPHRMSCVVHLAGTGDHTFERRLRLGGPLLKENIATMVLESPFYGKRRPFLQRGAKLLCVSDLLLLGRVTIEEARSLLYWLDSEAGFGKMGVCGISMGGVHAAMVGSLHPTPIATLPFLSPHSAVVAFCEGVLKHATAWDALRDDLAMEKAAMTLEEVRDRMRNVLSLTDVTRFPIPKNPKSVIFVAATDDGYIPKHSVLELQKAWPGSEVRWVTGGHVSSILLHGGQFRKAIVDALDRLEWKEDPS